The Marasmius oreades isolate 03SP1 chromosome 11, whole genome shotgun sequence genome includes a region encoding these proteins:
- a CDS encoding uncharacterized protein (BUSCO:EOG09264VRO), with translation MEGLYTMSASPSPPPAPATPTPPPHIGPGRPKGSVTGAKRGRKPRGGAPSASPRPMTADITAVASPAVASPQFQHVHWSLSNSNTGPSSGSSSSPVPGTTGIASAIAASPSPNSIIQGPSFAGPKSQSSVTSGVLPYGGGQMTGQQQTASTLPPTTSTYSSTFLRDLAASANLPASTLETAGLMGNFGTNERGRVGSLPPLPHTKTGGADEDGEGEDELFPAMADDDYSAQLSFQSQSKDNLKVLMENLSPEQYDRFEAYRRHALPKQGVRKVIQQSVGAQVSQPVAQIIAGFSKVFVGEIVEKARAVQARRGDTGPLSPDHLREAYRMYQEETGRVGAARPVRAKKLFVR, from the exons ATGGAAGGACTCTACACCATGAGCGCAAGTCCAAGTCCACCCCCCGCTCCCGCTACACCTACGCCTCCACCTCACATTGGTCCCGGACGACCCAAAGGCAGCGTCACTGGCGCGAAACGCGGACGAAAACCTCGAGGAGGTGCTCCCAGTGCATCTCCAAGACCTATGACCGCAGATATCACAGCAGTCGCCAGTCCTGCCGTTGCCAGTCCTCAATTCCAACACGTCCACTGGTCCCTCTCAAATTCAAACACTGGTCCCAGTTCaggatcttcatcttctccagTACCCGGAACAACAGGGATAGCATCAGCAATAGCAGCGAGTCCAAGTCCCAATTCGATTATTCAAGGGCCTAGTTTTGCAGGTCCAAAGAGTCAGTCGTCAGTAACGAGTGGCGTTCTTCCTTATGGAGGAGGGCAAATGACAGGCCAACAGCAAACGGCATCTACACTTCCGCCCACAACCAGCACATATTCCAGCACGTTTCTGCGAGACCTGGCTGCGTCTGCTAATCTCCCAGCTTCGACATTGGAAACAGCCGGTCTGATGGGGAACTTTGGCACGAACGAAAGGGGCCGAGTGGGATCTTTACCGCCACTGCCGCATACTAAAACAGGTGGTGCAGATGAGGATGGTGAGGGTGAAGATGAGCTGTTTCCTGCCATGGCAGATGACGATTATTCGGCCCAGTTGTCGTTCCAGAGTCAATCAAAGGACAATTTGAA AGTCTTAATGGAAAATTTAAGTCCCGAACAATACGACCGGTTTGAAGCCTATCGAAGGCATGCTTTACCCAAGCAAGGTGTTAGAAAA GTCATACAACAGAGCGTTGGCGCCCAGGTATCCCAACCAGTAGCCCAAATCATTGCAGGTTTCTCAAAAGTGTTTGTCGGGGAGATTGTTGAAAAAG CACGAGCCGTCCAGGCTCGACGGGGTGATACTGGACCGCTCTCTCCCGATCATCTGCGTGAAGCTTATAGAATGTATCAAGAGGAAACTGGGAGAGTTGGGGCTGCTAGACCGGTGAGAGCCAAAAAGCTCTTCGTGCGTTAG
- a CDS encoding uncharacterized protein (BUSCO:EOG09264VZ7) produces the protein MDWEAEFQAGTLLNNVNEKTSRSTTDRGTSSSTRHGRSTTLLGDDEDDRDVSMAGPSSDPAVDEILEWNIAEEAHLEKLTRHWMNERHCPDILPAEDELLSSLLDHIRRQSEAVQLLRGELSTSEEEHLRIMLVQTEVERIKFVLRSYIRTRLWKIEKYARHIVGNEEMQARLTTSELEHARRFAKLTDQHFHHSVLQSLPEMRVDLDDEPMLAPSMVTQPDLKRPVFVHALTTCPIIQFEDGTSLQMNKGHISLMAYAAAEKLLLRGDVELV, from the exons ATGGATTGGGAAGCGGAATTCCAAGCCGGAACTTTACTGAATAATGTAAACGAGAAAACGTCTCGCTCTACCACCGATAGAGGTACTTCCAGCTCAACACGACACGGACGATCAACTACTCTTTTAGGagacgatgaggacgatCGCGATGTTTCTATGGCTGGTCCCAGCTCCGACCCAGCTGTCGATGAAATTCTGGAGTGGAATATAGCAGAAGAGGCACACCTCGAGAAACTAACGAGACATTGGATGAACGAAAGACACTGTCCGGACATCCTACCTGCGGAGGATGAGCTTCTGTCGTCGTTGCTGGATCATATTCGTCGGCAA TCAGAAGCGGTCCAACTATTACGCGGTGAACTGTCTACTTCTGAAGAGGAGCATTTAAGGATAATGTTGGTGCAGACGGAGGTTGAGCGTATCAAGTTTGTATTGAGATCGTATATTCGGACTCGGCTTTGGAAG ATTGAGAAGTACGCGCGACATATCGTCGGTAACGAAGAAATGCAGGCAAGGTTGACGACTTCGGAACTTGAACATGCTCGACG ATTCGCCAAGTTGACCGATCAACACTTCCACCATTCGGTTCTCCAAAGTCTTCCCGAAATGCGAGTGGATTTGGATGATGAACCAATGCTCGCGCCTTCCATGG TAACTCAACCAGACCTCAAGCGACCTGTTTTTGTGCATGCACTGACGACATGTCCTATAATACAATTCGAAGA TGGAACCTCGTTGCAGATGAACAAAGGACACATTTCTTTGATGGCTTATGCTGCGGCGGAAAAGTTACTATTGAGGGGAGATGTTGAGCTCGTCTGA